A window of the Armatimonadota bacterium genome harbors these coding sequences:
- a CDS encoding thiolase family protein yields MQDAYIVASVRTAIGKAPRGALRNVRPDDLGAFALQGALAQVPGLDPKEIEDVVFGCAMPEGEQGMNVARISVLRAGWPIDVAAATVNRMCASGLEAIAIAAQRVQTGQCDVAVGGGTESMSMIPMGGTIFKPNPTLARNYPDSYLGMGLTAEKLVNEYGITREEQDEFSYNSHMKAVSAQDSGAFEGEIWTVQTTERDYGPDGYPKEKEVILKQDEGPRRDTTIEALAKLKPAFLSDGTVTAGNSSQRSDGAAATILMSESKMNALGLKPIARLVSYALAGVPPETMGIGPAFAIPKALEKAGKKVEDIDLFEVNEAFAAQVLAVLRQFPLPTERLNVNGGAVALGHPLGCTGARQTATLLNALRKRGGKWGVVSMCVGGGMGAAAVYELL; encoded by the coding sequence ATGCAAGACGCTTATATAGTTGCTTCGGTAAGAACGGCGATCGGAAAAGCGCCCCGCGGCGCGCTGCGAAACGTGCGACCGGACGATTTAGGCGCATTTGCGCTTCAAGGCGCTTTGGCGCAAGTTCCCGGTCTCGACCCTAAGGAGATAGAGGACGTCGTCTTTGGCTGCGCAATGCCAGAGGGCGAGCAGGGCATGAACGTAGCCCGGATCAGTGTGCTGCGAGCCGGTTGGCCTATCGATGTGGCCGCCGCGACGGTCAATCGCATGTGCGCCTCGGGTCTGGAGGCCATTGCGATCGCGGCTCAGCGCGTTCAAACGGGCCAATGCGATGTCGCCGTCGGTGGCGGAACGGAGAGCATGTCGATGATCCCCATGGGCGGAACCATTTTCAAACCAAACCCGACGCTTGCTCGCAACTATCCCGATTCCTATCTGGGCATGGGGCTGACTGCCGAGAAACTGGTCAATGAGTACGGCATAACCCGCGAGGAGCAGGACGAGTTCTCCTACAACAGCCATATGAAGGCGGTCTCCGCTCAAGATTCCGGCGCATTCGAAGGCGAGATTTGGACGGTGCAAACGACCGAGCGCGACTACGGCCCGGACGGCTATCCAAAGGAGAAAGAAGTTATTCTTAAGCAGGACGAAGGACCTCGGCGCGATACAACCATCGAAGCGCTGGCGAAGCTTAAGCCAGCATTCTTGAGCGACGGCACCGTAACGGCGGGCAACAGTTCTCAACGGAGCGACGGCGCCGCTGCGACGATTCTGATGAGCGAGAGCAAGATGAACGCTCTCGGACTGAAACCGATCGCACGATTGGTCTCCTATGCGCTTGCGGGCGTTCCGCCGGAAACGATGGGCATCGGCCCTGCGTTTGCAATCCCCAAAGCGCTGGAGAAAGCGGGCAAAAAGGTCGAGGACATCGACTTGTTCGAGGTGAACGAGGCGTTTGCCGCTCAGGTGCTGGCCGTGTTGCGACAGTTCCCCCTGCCGACCGAACGACTGAACGTCAATGGCGGTGCCGTTGCACTCGGTCATCCATTGGGCTGTACAGGCGCCCGGCAGACAGCGACTCTCTTGAACGCGTTGCGAAAGAGAGGCGGGAAGTGGGGCGTCGTTAGCATGTGTGTGGGAGGCGGCATGGGCGCCGCGGCGGTGTACGAACTGTTATGA
- a CDS encoding 4Fe-4S dicluster domain-containing protein, whose product MDWSEYTRNTYIGISSLEKALFYILIFSSIGYVALWYRGRARLWKQGQAVSDDRPWHKRFRTMRRFSLEQRKLPRHKFGGLFHIPMYIGFIVLFIGTTLLFINETTERVGFKFHKGLYFAVYEVTLDLFGLGVLFGCLLALYRRIVQKPPSLSRAPADLVSVLLLFVIVLTGYALESARIVVDSTPPQVAAWSFVGNAFAPAFMGLSVDGYGVIWWIHAVLIAAWIVSLAFGRTRHILLAPVVAYFKPAIQANVPPNVDIEQVEQGGAIGVNALSQFSRWHLMSLDACMGCGRCERACPATATGKTLNPKLIVEKLRDAMTKGSGDDLTHVISDDELFACTTCGACREECPVLIEHPIMIMEMRRHRVTEGNLRGTPAGALQRIGSQGNPWGLPPADRAKWADGLDIPTVAENPNFDILFWVGCAGAYDPRGQQTARAIATLLTKAGVNFAVLGPKEKCTGDTPRRLGEDLLFQDLAMQNVETLNAAKVKRIVAMCPHCMHTIKNEFGAFGGQYEVLHHTQLLAELIEQGKLPAPQDGGKTITYHDPCYLARVNGIHAAPRRALSGMKLNIIEAPRSKDKTFCCGAGGGRMWTEEPPSQRPGVQRADELLATNAETVAVGCPFCMIMISDSVKAKSETTQVKDIAELILEQIETPVR is encoded by the coding sequence ATGGACTGGTCCGAATATACGCGCAATACTTATATTGGAATTAGTTCTCTCGAAAAAGCGCTCTTTTACATCCTGATCTTCTCTTCTATCGGCTATGTCGCCCTTTGGTATCGCGGTCGCGCTCGCCTGTGGAAACAGGGCCAGGCCGTGTCGGACGATCGCCCGTGGCATAAGCGATTCCGAACGATGCGGCGGTTCTCTCTAGAGCAACGAAAACTGCCGAGGCACAAGTTCGGCGGCCTCTTTCACATTCCGATGTACATCGGCTTCATCGTCCTCTTCATCGGCACGACTCTGCTCTTTATCAACGAGACGACCGAGCGCGTCGGATTCAAGTTCCATAAGGGATTGTATTTTGCCGTTTACGAGGTGACTCTCGATCTTTTTGGCTTGGGCGTCTTGTTCGGCTGCCTGCTAGCGCTTTATCGCCGTATTGTTCAGAAGCCGCCATCGCTCAGCCGCGCTCCCGCCGACCTGGTCAGCGTTCTCTTACTCTTCGTCATTGTGCTGACGGGGTATGCGCTCGAATCGGCGCGCATAGTCGTAGATAGCACACCGCCTCAAGTTGCGGCATGGTCATTTGTCGGCAACGCTTTTGCGCCTGCCTTCATGGGCCTATCGGTTGATGGTTACGGCGTGATCTGGTGGATTCATGCCGTCCTTATTGCCGCATGGATCGTTTCCCTCGCATTTGGAAGGACGCGGCACATTTTGCTGGCGCCCGTGGTCGCCTATTTCAAACCCGCTATCCAGGCCAACGTCCCGCCCAACGTCGATATCGAGCAAGTAGAGCAGGGAGGTGCAATCGGTGTCAATGCCCTCTCCCAATTCTCGCGCTGGCATCTGATGAGCCTTGACGCCTGCATGGGCTGCGGTCGGTGCGAACGCGCCTGTCCCGCCACAGCCACGGGCAAAACGCTCAACCCGAAGCTCATAGTTGAGAAGCTTCGAGACGCAATGACAAAGGGCAGCGGCGATGATTTGACCCATGTGATCAGCGACGACGAGCTCTTTGCCTGCACGACGTGCGGCGCCTGTCGAGAGGAGTGCCCCGTATTGATCGAGCATCCCATCATGATTATGGAAATGCGACGGCACCGGGTAACCGAAGGCAATCTGCGCGGTACGCCTGCAGGCGCTTTGCAACGGATCGGCAGCCAGGGCAATCCGTGGGGTCTGCCGCCCGCCGATCGCGCAAAGTGGGCAGACGGCCTCGACATTCCAACGGTCGCCGAAAACCCGAACTTTGACATTCTCTTTTGGGTTGGGTGCGCAGGCGCATACGATCCACGCGGACAGCAAACCGCGCGCGCCATTGCAACGCTCCTGACCAAGGCAGGCGTCAATTTTGCTGTGCTGGGCCCTAAAGAAAAGTGCACGGGCGATACGCCGCGACGGCTTGGCGAAGACTTGCTTTTCCAAGACCTGGCCATGCAAAACGTCGAGACCTTGAATGCTGCCAAGGTCAAGCGAATCGTTGCGATGTGCCCGCACTGTATGCACACGATCAAGAACGAGTTCGGAGCATTCGGCGGGCAGTACGAAGTTCTCCATCACACGCAACTATTGGCGGAACTCATCGAACAAGGCAAACTTCCAGCGCCCCAAGACGGCGGCAAGACGATTACGTACCACGATCCCTGCTATCTGGCGCGGGTCAATGGCATCCACGCGGCGCCTCGGCGAGCGTTGAGCGGCATGAAGCTGAACATCATAGAGGCGCCGCGCTCTAAGGATAAGACTTTCTGCTGCGGCGCCGGCGGCGGTCGGATGTGGACCGAAGAACCGCCCAGCCAGCGACCGGGAGTTCAGCGCGCCGACGAACTGCTGGCGACGAACGCCGAAACGGTCGCGGTCGGCTGTCCTTTCTGCATGATCATGATCTCTGACAGCGTCAAAGCCAAGAGCGAAACCACTCAGGTCAAAGATATTGCCGAACTGATCCTGGAACAAATCGAGACACCTGTGCGATAA
- a CDS encoding glycosyltransferase codes for MSHEFVAIVPARNEAATIVQTIAALGDLQVLVVDDHSSDDTATWAEKAGATVIRLHDPDLPPGKATAVWRGLRAIGKYDCCLLVDADLGETASAVKALIQPVLSGKLDMAVGAPPSTRKGGFGLAARMARNYLLRKHGARFAAPLSGQRCLSNRLVQSLKGVAPEYGLEVGLTDDALSMGFAVGEIPIDIRHRELGKTLKGFLHRGRQYLAIRRAIRGVRISP; via the coding sequence TTGAGCCATGAGTTCGTAGCAATTGTGCCCGCTCGAAACGAAGCGGCTACGATTGTCCAGACGATAGCGGCGCTCGGCGATTTGCAAGTCTTAGTGGTGGACGACCACAGTTCGGACGATACGGCAACATGGGCCGAAAAGGCCGGAGCAACGGTCATCCGACTGCACGATCCCGATCTGCCTCCGGGCAAAGCAACCGCTGTTTGGCGAGGTCTTCGGGCCATAGGCAAATATGACTGTTGCTTGCTGGTAGACGCGGACTTGGGAGAAACTGCATCGGCGGTCAAGGCGCTCATCCAACCTGTGCTCAGCGGCAAATTAGACATGGCGGTCGGCGCGCCGCCTTCCACCAGGAAAGGCGGGTTTGGACTCGCCGCACGAATGGCGAGGAACTACTTGCTACGGAAGCATGGCGCCCGATTCGCAGCGCCGTTGAGCGGTCAGCGCTGTTTGTCGAATCGCTTGGTCCAGTCGCTCAAGGGCGTGGCGCCAGAATATGGCTTAGAGGTCGGCCTGACGGACGACGCGCTATCGATGGGCTTCGCTGTGGGAGAAATACCGATCGACATTCGGCATCGAGAGTTAGGCAAGACGCTGAAGGGCTTTCTGCATCGCGGACGACAATACCTTGCCATCCGACGCGCTATTCGAGGGGTAAGAATATCACCCTGA
- a CDS encoding enoyl-CoA hydratase/isomerase family protein produces MIDEHKTTGFAVVLGAGTMGAQIAAHLANVGWRALLLDIPGGEPTPDEAAKGLTATSPEVRNRPAIQGLAKAKKLKPAPFYHEKFADRIQFGNFDDDLPKIKDADWVIEAIVERSDIKRQMWDKVQQHAGPQTYLSTNTSGLSVSEMTEGCSEEIRARFFGAHFFNPPRYLKLLELIPLDQTAQDTMDRAVGFGEKVLGKRVVIARDTPGFIGNRLGIYSMMSVFQAVKEFDMTVEEVDALTGPLIGRPRSATFRLADIVGLDVLASVASHQRERLETPEEKAAFELPEVVQTMLAEGRLGEKSGAGFFRRLKDGTIEAMDLKTGEYRPRQKPRFDHFAEIEKLPLKERIKALIAHDSREGKFLWRLFSDGLCYALTHGPSLCDDPEPIDNAIKWGFGWEMGPIETLDAIGPRAFAERLDVVPPTLQQLFNSGRETFYQGDTVYSWSIGGARQIDLSPEFMTPGIMAEKRPKLLGNADASLYDLGDDVFCAAIHSKMNTLGPSVMETILKGADKAEQEGRGLVITGLGDHFSVGFNLQLFLMMIGAGEWDEVANGAHAFQQSLLRLRYAKVPIVSAVFGYTLGGACELAMHSSSVVASAETYMGLPEVGVGIIPGGGGASTMLHRALKDLPADADPYPAVRKIIETLGFGKVGTSAFEAQEYGFLRPGLDQIVINPDRVLWGAKQAAINLYEAGYQPPEPPKVMAHGDGLYSRLYVELYNLKTGGMMSDHDFLILSELAWILSGGDGASAKPMPEAYFYRLEVIVNAKLAQQPKTWERMKHMLEKGKPLRN; encoded by the coding sequence ATGATCGACGAACATAAGACGACCGGGTTCGCCGTGGTTTTGGGCGCCGGCACGATGGGCGCGCAAATCGCGGCGCACTTGGCGAACGTCGGGTGGCGCGCGCTGTTGCTCGACATCCCGGGCGGCGAGCCAACCCCAGACGAAGCGGCAAAGGGTCTGACTGCAACCAGCCCAGAAGTTCGAAATCGTCCCGCTATTCAAGGGCTTGCCAAAGCAAAGAAACTCAAACCCGCGCCGTTCTATCATGAAAAGTTTGCCGATCGCATCCAGTTTGGCAATTTTGACGACGACCTGCCTAAAATCAAGGACGCCGATTGGGTGATCGAAGCCATCGTCGAACGGTCGGACATCAAAAGACAGATGTGGGACAAGGTACAGCAGCACGCAGGCCCCCAAACGTATCTCAGCACAAACACATCCGGTCTCTCCGTCTCCGAGATGACAGAGGGCTGCAGCGAAGAGATTCGCGCCCGGTTCTTTGGAGCGCACTTCTTCAATCCGCCTCGATATTTGAAACTGCTTGAACTGATTCCTCTCGATCAAACCGCGCAAGATACGATGGACCGTGCGGTCGGTTTTGGCGAAAAGGTATTGGGCAAGAGGGTCGTGATCGCACGGGACACCCCCGGTTTTATCGGCAACCGCTTGGGCATCTATTCGATGATGAGCGTGTTTCAGGCGGTCAAAGAGTTTGATATGACCGTCGAAGAGGTCGATGCGCTGACGGGGCCTCTGATCGGGCGACCGCGCAGCGCGACCTTCCGATTGGCCGACATCGTTGGCCTGGACGTGCTTGCCAGCGTTGCGAGCCATCAGCGCGAAAGGCTCGAAACGCCAGAAGAAAAGGCCGCGTTCGAACTTCCCGAAGTCGTGCAGACTATGCTTGCCGAAGGTCGATTGGGCGAGAAGAGCGGAGCCGGTTTCTTTCGACGCCTAAAGGACGGCACGATAGAAGCGATGGACCTGAAAACGGGCGAATACCGACCGCGCCAAAAGCCGCGATTCGACCATTTCGCCGAAATCGAAAAACTGCCCCTTAAGGAGCGCATCAAAGCCCTGATCGCGCACGACAGCCGAGAAGGGAAGTTTTTGTGGCGATTGTTCAGCGACGGTTTGTGCTACGCCCTGACGCATGGACCCAGCCTGTGCGACGACCCCGAGCCGATCGACAATGCGATCAAATGGGGCTTTGGATGGGAGATGGGGCCGATCGAAACATTGGACGCCATCGGCCCGCGCGCGTTCGCCGAACGCCTGGATGTCGTTCCGCCAACGCTTCAGCAACTGTTTAATTCGGGTCGCGAGACGTTCTATCAAGGCGATACGGTCTACTCTTGGTCGATCGGCGGCGCCCGGCAGATCGACCTCTCGCCCGAGTTTATGACGCCGGGGATCATGGCCGAAAAGCGCCCCAAACTTCTTGGCAACGCCGACGCCTCGCTGTACGACTTGGGCGACGACGTTTTTTGCGCGGCGATCCATTCCAAAATGAACACCCTCGGCCCCTCCGTAATGGAGACGATCCTGAAAGGCGCCGACAAAGCCGAACAGGAAGGCCGCGGCTTGGTGATAACGGGACTGGGCGACCACTTTAGCGTTGGATTCAACCTACAACTGTTCCTGATGATGATCGGCGCGGGCGAGTGGGACGAGGTCGCAAACGGCGCCCATGCTTTTCAGCAAAGTTTGTTGCGCCTTCGCTACGCCAAGGTTCCAATCGTCAGCGCCGTTTTTGGCTATACGTTGGGCGGCGCGTGCGAACTGGCCATGCACAGTTCGAGCGTCGTAGCTTCGGCGGAAACCTACATGGGGCTGCCGGAAGTCGGAGTCGGCATTATTCCTGGCGGCGGCGGCGCGAGTACCATGCTTCATCGCGCCTTAAAAGACCTTCCGGCAGACGCCGATCCCTATCCAGCAGTGCGCAAGATCATTGAGACTTTAGGATTTGGCAAGGTGGGCACGAGCGCGTTCGAAGCGCAAGAGTACGGATTCCTGCGCCCGGGCTTGGATCAGATCGTGATCAATCCCGATCGCGTTTTGTGGGGCGCCAAGCAAGCTGCCATCAACCTGTACGAAGCAGGCTATCAGCCGCCCGAACCGCCAAAGGTCATGGCGCATGGCGACGGCCTCTATAGCCGACTCTATGTCGAGCTTTACAATCTCAAGACCGGCGGTATGATGTCCGATCACGACTTCCTCATCCTTTCGGAACTGGCATGGATACTGTCCGGCGGCGACGGCGCCAGCGCAAAACCGATGCCCGAAGCCTACTTCTATCGGCTTGAGGTCATCGTAAACGCCAAACTGGCGCAACAGCCCAAGACCTGGGAAAGAATGAAGCACATGCTGGAGAAGGGCAAACCCCTTCGCAATTAA
- a CDS encoding electron transfer flavoprotein subunit beta/FixA family protein, which translates to MKVLTPIKRVPDPFAKVTPGPDGRSVVVDGEKHVINPFCEIALEEAIRLKEAGMATEVVAVTVGGAEAAEQLRTALAMGADRAVHIQVDETLDPPAIAKLLAAFAKRESPQIILLGKQAVDLDNNAVGQYLAAYLGVPQATFASKIEISGSEATVARETDSGIETIRVALPAVITTDLRLNEPRYVSLTGIVRARSKPLETLSPADLGVSVQASVRLISVEAPPKRQGGRKVASVSELVQALKEEAKAI; encoded by the coding sequence ATGAAGGTGTTGACGCCGATCAAGCGCGTGCCCGATCCGTTTGCCAAGGTAACGCCCGGACCGGACGGACGATCCGTCGTTGTAGATGGCGAGAAGCACGTTATCAACCCATTCTGCGAGATCGCGCTTGAGGAAGCGATTCGACTCAAAGAAGCCGGCATGGCCACCGAAGTTGTAGCCGTAACGGTTGGAGGCGCAGAAGCTGCCGAGCAGCTTCGAACTGCGCTGGCAATGGGCGCCGACCGAGCCGTCCATATCCAAGTTGACGAGACGCTCGATCCGCCCGCGATCGCAAAGCTCTTGGCCGCCTTCGCAAAGCGCGAGTCGCCTCAAATTATTCTATTAGGTAAGCAGGCCGTCGATTTGGATAACAATGCGGTCGGTCAATACCTCGCCGCCTATTTGGGAGTCCCCCAAGCGACCTTTGCCTCCAAAATTGAAATCAGCGGAAGCGAAGCGACGGTTGCAAGGGAAACCGACAGCGGCATCGAAACCATCCGAGTCGCCTTGCCTGCCGTCATTACAACCGATCTGCGGTTGAACGAGCCTCGGTACGTTTCGCTCACAGGCATAGTTCGAGCAAGAAGCAAGCCGTTGGAAACGCTCTCGCCGGCCGACTTGGGCGTGTCGGTGCAAGCCAGCGTGCGCCTGATAAGCGTCGAGGCTCCCCCCAAGCGACAGGGCGGTCGCAAAGTCGCCTCTGTATCCGAACTTGTTCAAGCCCTCAAGGAAGAAGCAAAGGCTATCTAA
- a CDS encoding DUF115 domain-containing protein → MALTKTTETTTKVPSRISGRVKVDERTKRLVQRLRRGDIALIHHADLDSVAARSLIDAGVSAVLNAARSITGRYPAYGARMLLDSKIPLIDELGDEFFNSIKEGDRVAIEGDAVLYGGGRQCKGNRVTVSDVDRQIETAKANVGAELEAFAKNTLNLLEQEWRPILEPLPLPEPLVHLARRHAVVVARGPGFKEDLAALRRYMQDSRPAIIAVDGAAQALLDIGIRPDLIVGDLDSVSDQALRCGARIWVHGYSQEDRPSPGMAVAEEKHLDALVVRSLGTSEDLAMLIAYELDCPLIVTVGCRFALEEFLDKGRSGMASTFLVRLKVGSRLVDAKGVGRLYSVRKQAREIVWLFLAALCPVAVALAFSPTGQFIVKLVRNWWRL, encoded by the coding sequence ATGGCGCTAACAAAGACGACCGAGACAACGACAAAGGTTCCGTCGCGCATATCTGGTCGAGTTAAGGTTGACGAGCGGACCAAACGGCTTGTTCAGCGGCTCCGGCGGGGAGACATTGCGCTCATTCATCACGCCGATCTCGATTCCGTCGCCGCGCGAAGCCTGATCGATGCGGGCGTATCGGCCGTGCTCAATGCGGCACGCTCCATTACCGGTCGTTACCCGGCCTACGGCGCTCGAATGCTCTTGGATAGCAAAATTCCTCTGATCGACGAGTTGGGCGATGAGTTTTTCAATTCTATCAAAGAAGGCGACCGAGTAGCGATCGAAGGCGATGCCGTCCTGTATGGAGGCGGCAGACAATGCAAAGGGAATCGAGTTACTGTTTCAGATGTGGATCGTCAGATCGAGACCGCCAAAGCCAATGTAGGGGCCGAGCTAGAAGCATTCGCAAAAAACACGCTGAACCTGTTGGAGCAAGAATGGCGACCGATCCTAGAGCCGTTGCCTCTGCCGGAGCCTCTTGTTCATTTGGCCAGGCGCCACGCGGTGGTCGTGGCTCGGGGGCCCGGCTTCAAAGAAGATTTGGCGGCACTTCGTCGCTATATGCAGGATTCGCGCCCGGCCATCATTGCGGTGGACGGCGCCGCGCAGGCGCTGCTCGATATTGGGATACGACCAGACCTAATCGTCGGGGATTTAGACAGTGTTTCCGATCAAGCCCTTCGGTGCGGTGCCCGGATTTGGGTGCACGGTTATTCTCAGGAAGATCGTCCCTCGCCAGGGATGGCCGTAGCCGAAGAAAAACACTTAGATGCGCTGGTCGTTCGATCGCTGGGAACGAGCGAAGATTTGGCTATGCTGATCGCTTACGAATTGGACTGCCCGTTGATTGTAACCGTCGGATGTCGCTTTGCGCTGGAAGAGTTTTTGGACAAAGGGCGTTCGGGCATGGCCAGCACGTTCTTGGTCCGGCTGAAGGTCGGCTCGCGGCTGGTTGACGCTAAGGGCGTGGGGCGGCTTTACTCGGTTCGCAAGCAAGCGCGCGAGATCGTATGGCTGTTCTTGGCCGCGCTCTGTCCCGTGGCGGTGGCGCTGGCCTTCTCGCCCACTGGGCAGTTCATCGTGAAACTTGTGCGGAACTGGTGGCGACTGTGA
- a CDS encoding copper transporter: MSDWRYHVASLSACLLCLAIGLMLGALYLSPTVPDYLKNRLTELEKRIDERANETQDLRNQIDRYREAVNQLDAPASFSGRHLSGRRLAIVQTGDYDEATTSVERAIEAAGGRADAIIRVGLRELLPDEERLVWTNLATALSGAPQSSMSYLHRRAGIAISGRINGRPDAVIVVGGFDRLSPDDDLTQLATKERAAVQVLIDSGIFVVGAEPLVCKEPSNLKSLRIPSVSAVDLNTGRALLVEALANPGAEIEP; encoded by the coding sequence GTGAGCGATTGGCGCTATCACGTGGCCAGCCTCTCGGCGTGCCTGCTTTGCTTGGCGATCGGGCTGATGCTAGGCGCGCTCTATCTGTCGCCCACAGTGCCCGATTATCTGAAGAATCGCCTGACCGAGTTAGAAAAGCGCATTGACGAGCGCGCGAACGAGACTCAAGACCTGCGCAATCAGATCGACCGGTATCGCGAGGCTGTGAATCAACTGGATGCGCCCGCCTCCTTTTCTGGCAGACATCTCAGCGGCCGTCGCCTCGCGATCGTTCAGACGGGCGATTACGATGAGGCCACAACATCCGTCGAACGAGCCATCGAGGCCGCGGGAGGACGCGCCGACGCGATCATACGGGTCGGACTGCGCGAGCTTTTGCCAGACGAAGAGCGCCTCGTATGGACGAATCTCGCAACGGCGCTCTCCGGCGCGCCCCAATCCAGCATGTCTTATCTGCACCGTCGAGCAGGCATCGCGATTAGTGGTCGAATAAACGGCAGGCCCGACGCGGTGATCGTGGTCGGCGGGTTTGACCGTCTGTCGCCGGATGACGATTTGACGCAGTTGGCGACCAAGGAGCGCGCTGCCGTCCAGGTTCTCATCGACTCTGGTATCTTTGTGGTCGGTGCGGAGCCTCTTGTTTGCAAGGAACCATCCAATCTGAAGTCGCTCCGCATTCCCTCTGTTTCGGCGGTGGACCTCAACACAGGTCGCGCTCTGCTTGTCGAGGCGCTGGCAAACCCAGGGGCCGAGATTGAGCCATGA
- a CDS encoding electron transfer flavoprotein subunit alpha/FixB family protein has translation MRVLILAESDGQIVSEKTLPSIAFAQSIGAEFDILAFGEQGIDRLQGYGAGRAIVVQNAGPPLSGAYAKTIALVAEPYDIVVGTTSTYTRDVLARAAALLDWPIVSDVIQFEASERVRVKRPIYSANLIGTFEIDAPRFAMTARGPAWGKPESRSGESQIERISLQSDSDGTRYIGLEQGAQGRPDLTQARVVVSGGRPLKDAETFEKLIGGLADVLGGAVGATRAAVDSGIAPNDLQVGQTGKTVAPELYIAVAVSGSVQHLAGMKDSKVIVAINTDPEAPIYDVADFGLVMDLYQAVPEMIEELKRLRG, from the coding sequence ATGAGAGTTCTCATTTTAGCGGAGAGCGATGGACAAATCGTATCGGAGAAAACCCTTCCCAGCATCGCCTTTGCGCAATCGATAGGGGCCGAGTTCGACATTCTGGCATTCGGAGAACAGGGCATCGACCGCCTGCAAGGCTATGGCGCAGGCCGCGCGATCGTTGTTCAGAACGCCGGTCCGCCGCTGTCCGGCGCTTACGCAAAGACGATCGCTCTCGTCGCCGAGCCGTACGACATCGTTGTGGGTACGACTTCGACTTATACTCGCGATGTTCTGGCGCGGGCGGCAGCCTTGCTGGATTGGCCGATAGTGAGCGATGTCATACAGTTTGAAGCCAGCGAGAGAGTTAGGGTCAAACGTCCGATCTATTCGGCCAACCTGATCGGCACGTTCGAAATCGACGCGCCAAGATTCGCCATGACCGCTCGCGGTCCGGCATGGGGCAAGCCCGAATCGCGCAGCGGCGAATCGCAAATCGAACGCATTTCCTTACAAAGCGATTCGGACGGCACCCGATACATTGGATTGGAGCAAGGCGCGCAGGGCAGACCCGACTTGACGCAGGCTCGGGTCGTCGTGTCGGGCGGACGACCCTTAAAAGATGCAGAAACTTTCGAGAAGCTTATTGGCGGACTCGCCGACGTGCTGGGCGGCGCTGTGGGCGCAACGCGCGCCGCCGTCGATTCTGGAATCGCTCCAAACGACCTGCAGGTTGGTCAAACGGGCAAGACGGTTGCGCCGGAGCTCTATATCGCTGTGGCCGTCTCTGGGTCCGTGCAGCACCTGGCCGGAATGAAAGATTCGAAAGTCATCGTCGCCATCAACACCGACCCAGAAGCGCCCATCTACGATGTGGCCGACTTCGGCTTAGTGATGGACCTCTATCAAGCGGTACCCGAGATGATCGAGGAACTCAAACGTTTAAGAGGCTAA